A single window of Carettochelys insculpta isolate YL-2023 chromosome 13, ASM3395843v1, whole genome shotgun sequence DNA harbors:
- the MOSPD1 gene encoding motile sperm domain-containing protein 1 isoform X2 — translation MQQQKRQPELVEGNLPVFVFPTELIFYADDQSTYKQVLTLYNPYEFALKFKVLCTTPNKYVVVDAAGAVKPQCCVDIVIRHRDVRACHYGVIDKFRLQVSEQSQRKALGRKEVIATLLPSAKEQQQKEEEEKRIKEHLAESVFFEQSLCQPGLITMVILRT, via the exons ATGCAGCAACAAAAAAGACAGCCAGAGTTAGTGGAAGGAAATCTTCCTGTGTTTGTGTTTCCTACGGAGCTTATATTTTATGCAGATGACCAGTCAACATACAAACAGGTGTTGACTCTGTATAACCCATATGAGTTTGCCTTAAAATTCAAAG TTCTTTGTACAACTCCAAATAAATATGTTGTTGTCGATGCTGCAGGTGCAGTGAAGCCTCAGTGTTGTGTTGATAT tGTAATCCGTCACAGAGATGTTCGGGCTTGTCACTATGGCGTGATAGACAAATTTCGGCTGCAAGTGTCTGAGCAAAGCCAGAGGAAAGCATTGGGGCGAAAGGAGGTCATTGCTACCCTACTTCCATCTGCAAAAGAACAGCAGCAAaaagaagaagaggaaaaaagaataaaagaacACCTGGCTGAAAGTGTCTTTTTTGAGCAGAGTTTGTGTCAACCAG GTCTCATCACTATGGTTATCTTGAGGACATGA
- the MOSPD1 gene encoding motile sperm domain-containing protein 1 isoform X1, producing the protein MQQQKRQPELVEGNLPVFVFPTELIFYADDQSTYKQVLTLYNPYEFALKFKVLCTTPNKYVVVDAAGAVKPQCCVDIVIRHRDVRACHYGVIDKFRLQVSEQSQRKALGRKEVIATLLPSAKEQQQKEEEEKRIKEHLAESVFFEQSLCQPENRSASSGPSLLTVFLGIVCIGALMLPTLGEVESLVPLYLHLSVNQKLVAAYVLGLITMVILRT; encoded by the exons ATGCAGCAACAAAAAAGACAGCCAGAGTTAGTGGAAGGAAATCTTCCTGTGTTTGTGTTTCCTACGGAGCTTATATTTTATGCAGATGACCAGTCAACATACAAACAGGTGTTGACTCTGTATAACCCATATGAGTTTGCCTTAAAATTCAAAG TTCTTTGTACAACTCCAAATAAATATGTTGTTGTCGATGCTGCAGGTGCAGTGAAGCCTCAGTGTTGTGTTGATAT tGTAATCCGTCACAGAGATGTTCGGGCTTGTCACTATGGCGTGATAGACAAATTTCGGCTGCAAGTGTCTGAGCAAAGCCAGAGGAAAGCATTGGGGCGAAAGGAGGTCATTGCTACCCTACTTCCATCTGCAAAAGAACAGCAGCAAaaagaagaagaggaaaaaagaataaaagaacACCTGGCTGAAAGTGTCTTTTTTGAGCAGAGTTTGTGTCAACCAG aaaacaGATCTGCCTCATCGGGACCTAGTTTACTAACAGTCTTCCTGGGAATAGTATGCATTGGAGCACTAATGCTACCTACACTGGGGGAAGTGGAATCTTTGGTGCCTCTCTACCTCCATTTAAGTGTAAATCAAAAGTTAGTAGCTGCTTATGTTTTAG GTCTCATCACTATGGTTATCTTGAGGACATGA